Proteins from a single region of Flavobacterium sp. YJ01:
- a CDS encoding deoxynucleoside kinase: MHIAIAGNIGAGKTTLTKLLAKHFKWEPHYEDVVDNPYLDDFYHQMERWSFNLQIYFLNSRFRQVQQIRESGKKIIQDRTIYEDAHIFAPNLYAMGLMTSRDFENYTSLFELMESLVKAPDLLIYLRSSIPNLVGQIHKRGREYENSISIDYLSRLNERYEAWIQTYAKGKLLIIDVDNINFVDNPEDLGDIINRIDAELNGLF, translated from the coding sequence ATGCACATAGCAATAGCAGGAAACATAGGCGCAGGAAAGACCACTCTAACCAAATTATTAGCGAAACATTTCAAATGGGAACCTCATTATGAAGATGTAGTTGATAATCCGTATTTGGATGATTTTTACCATCAAATGGAGCGCTGGTCGTTTAATCTTCAGATTTATTTCCTAAACAGCCGTTTTCGTCAAGTGCAGCAAATTCGCGAAAGCGGAAAAAAAATCATTCAAGACAGAACGATTTATGAAGATGCGCATATTTTCGCTCCCAACTTATATGCAATGGGATTAATGACAAGTCGTGATTTTGAAAATTACACGTCTTTGTTTGAATTAATGGAATCGTTGGTTAAAGCTCCAGATTTATTGATTTATTTAAGAAGTTCTATTCCGAATTTGGTTGGACAGATTCACAAACGCGGACGCGAATATGAAAACTCTATTTCTATCGATTATTTAAGCCGTTTGAATGAAAGATACGAAGCTTGGATTCAGACTTATGCTAAAGGAAAATTATTGATTATTGATGTTGACAATATTAATTTTGTTGACAATCCTGAAGATTTAGGAGATATCATTAACAGAATTGATGCTGAATTGAATGGGTTGTTTTAA
- a CDS encoding inorganic diphosphatase translates to MTADKLTTFDVLIEIPRGSRNKYEYDFEIKRMRFDRMLFSSMMYPADYGFIPETLALDGDPLDVLVLINEPTFPGCVIEVKPIGVFHMADDKGPDEKIICVPVSDPIWNSLNDLSDINGHLLKEIEHFFQVYKDLENKKVDVEGWGDVKEAFDIIAECTKRFDDIENKPEGLFSIK, encoded by the coding sequence ATGACCGCAGACAAATTAACGACTTTCGATGTATTAATCGAAATACCGAGAGGAAGCAGAAATAAATACGAGTACGATTTTGAAATTAAAAGAATGCGTTTTGATAGAATGTTATTCTCTTCAATGATGTACCCAGCAGATTACGGATTTATTCCAGAAACTTTAGCTTTAGACGGAGATCCTCTTGATGTATTAGTTTTAATTAACGAACCAACTTTTCCTGGATGTGTAATTGAAGTAAAGCCAATTGGAGTTTTCCACATGGCAGATGATAAAGGACCAGACGAAAAAATTATTTGTGTACCAGTTTCAGATCCAATCTGGAATTCATTAAATGACCTTTCAGATATTAACGGACACTTATTAAAAGAAATCGAGCACTTTTTCCAAGTTTACAAAGATCTTGAAAACAAAAAAGTAGACGTAGAAGGATGGGGAGACGTTAAAGAAGCATTTGACATTATTGCAGAATGTACTAAGCGTTTTGATGATATTGAAAATAAACCAGAGGGATTATTTAGTATTAAATAA
- a CDS encoding DNA-3-methyladenine glycosylase 2 family protein produces MQEAIDFLSAKNPIFLEIIEKYGLPQIPKRPQGFETLVLLILEQQVSIDSAKATFLKIKSYTTCNPETMAVLSDEEFRNFGVSRQKTKYIKILARAILSKELDVESLALKSAKQVREELIKLKGIGNWTIDIYLMFCLQEPDLIPLGDIAVINTIKELLNIHDKQEMEIHAQQWSPYRSYATYLLWHYYLKKRNRTITY; encoded by the coding sequence ATGCAAGAAGCTATTGATTTTCTTTCAGCTAAAAACCCAATATTTCTAGAAATTATTGAGAAATACGGATTACCTCAAATTCCAAAGCGTCCTCAGGGTTTTGAAACTTTAGTGTTATTAATTTTAGAACAGCAGGTTTCTATCGATTCTGCGAAAGCTACATTTTTAAAAATTAAATCGTATACCACTTGCAATCCTGAGACAATGGCTGTTCTTTCAGATGAAGAATTTAGAAATTTTGGAGTAAGCCGTCAAAAAACAAAATACATTAAGATTTTAGCCAGGGCCATTTTAAGTAAAGAATTAGATGTTGAAAGTTTAGCATTAAAATCAGCAAAGCAAGTTCGTGAAGAATTAATTAAACTAAAAGGAATCGGAAATTGGACCATTGATATCTATTTAATGTTCTGTCTTCAAGAGCCCGATTTGATTCCGTTGGGAGATATTGCCGTCATTAATACCATAAAAGAATTATTAAATATTCACGATAAGCAAGAAATGGAAATTCATGCTCAACAATGGAGTCCTTATCGTTCTTATGCCACTTATTTGCTTTGGCATTATTACCTGAAAAAAAGAAATCGAACAATTACTTATTAA
- a CDS encoding type II toxin-antitoxin system HigB family toxin, giving the protein MRIIAKRTLQNFWERFPNSKQQLLAWYQVFDKNNFDNSNAIKSFFGTADFVGNNKVVFNICGNHYRLIVKINYETQIVYILFVGTHNEYDDLKDIKNL; this is encoded by the coding sequence ATGAGAATAATAGCAAAAAGAACATTGCAAAATTTTTGGGAAAGATTTCCAAATTCAAAACAACAATTGTTAGCTTGGTATCAAGTATTTGATAAAAATAATTTTGATAATTCAAATGCCATAAAATCATTTTTTGGGACAGCAGATTTCGTAGGTAACAATAAAGTAGTTTTCAATATTTGCGGAAATCATTATCGCTTAATTGTAAAAATCAATTACGAAACTCAAATTGTCTATATTCTTTTTGTTGGAACACATAACGAATATGATGATTTAAAAGATATTAAAAATTTGTAA
- a CDS encoding sodium-translocating pyrophosphatase has protein sequence MNAFMIYLPIVMAVLGLLFMGIKRSWVLKQDAGDGKMKEISDYIYEGALAFLKAEYKLLTIFVIIASLALAGITFIPGVKTHLLIVIAFIFGALFSAYAGNIGMKIATKTNVRTTQAARTSLPQALKVSFGGGTVMGLGVAGLAVLGLTAFFIIFFNLFSDGVWKDTDTMTVVLETLAGFSLGAESIALFARVGGGIYTKAADVGADLVGKVEAGIPEDDPRNPATIADNVGDNVGDVAGMGADLFGSYVATVLAAMVLGNYVIKDMGGSINDAFGGIGPILLPMAIAGFGIIFSIIGTLLVKISDDNAREAQVQKALNVGNWVSIILTAVACFFLVQYMLPETMQMSFFGEGSKAISSMRVFYATLVGLVVGGAISSVTEYYTGLGTKPVLAIVQKSSTGAGTNVIAGLATGMISTFPTVILFAVAIWISYALAGFYGVALAASAMMATTAMQLAIDAFGPISDNAGGIAEMSELPKEVRTRTDILDSVGNTTAATGKGFAIASAALTSLALFAAYVTFTGIDGINIFKAPVLAMLFVGGMIPVVFSALAMNSVGKAAMDMVYEVRRQFKEIAGIMEGTGKPEYGKCVEISTKAALREMMLPGILTIGFPILIVLLGKLVYSDNNQLIAEMLGGYMAGVTVSGVLWAVFQNNAGGAWDNAKKSFEAGVMINGEMTYKGSDAHKAAVTGDTVGDPFKDTSGPSMNILIKLTCLIGLVIAPILGEGNAHSDIAGKASCCAKTELHAGGVSKCGDLSKMTKEECIKMCKEKGCSPEETAKCLAHFDENGNPYKKTDCFDTSKYEKSSVKVEVKNINGKTTGTVTKTENGKTTTEVFEGTEEEVLAKVEAAK, from the coding sequence ATGAATGCATTTATGATTTACCTGCCTATTGTCATGGCAGTTTTAGGATTACTTTTCATGGGAATAAAAAGGAGTTGGGTTTTAAAACAAGACGCCGGAGATGGTAAGATGAAAGAGATTTCAGATTACATCTACGAAGGAGCTTTAGCCTTCCTGAAAGCAGAATATAAATTACTAACGATTTTCGTAATTATTGCCAGTTTAGCTTTGGCAGGAATTACTTTTATCCCAGGAGTTAAAACACATTTATTAATCGTAATTGCCTTTATTTTTGGTGCATTATTTTCTGCTTATGCAGGAAATATTGGAATGAAAATAGCAACAAAAACAAACGTTAGAACCACTCAGGCAGCACGTACCAGTTTACCGCAGGCCTTAAAAGTTTCTTTTGGAGGCGGAACCGTAATGGGTTTAGGTGTTGCAGGTTTGGCTGTTTTAGGTTTGACAGCTTTCTTTATAATTTTCTTTAATCTTTTTTCTGACGGAGTTTGGAAAGATACCGATACAATGACAGTTGTTTTAGAAACTTTAGCAGGTTTTTCGCTTGGTGCAGAATCTATTGCATTGTTTGCCAGAGTTGGAGGTGGAATCTATACAAAAGCTGCTGACGTTGGTGCCGATTTAGTGGGTAAAGTAGAAGCAGGAATTCCAGAAGATGATCCGCGTAATCCGGCAACAATTGCTGATAACGTAGGAGATAATGTTGGTGACGTTGCGGGGATGGGAGCTGATTTATTTGGTTCGTATGTAGCAACGGTTTTAGCCGCAATGGTGCTAGGAAACTATGTGATAAAAGATATGGGCGGAAGTATCAATGATGCTTTTGGCGGAATTGGACCAATATTGCTTCCAATGGCAATTGCTGGTTTCGGAATCATATTTTCTATTATAGGAACACTTTTAGTGAAAATTTCAGACGATAACGCAAGAGAAGCTCAAGTACAGAAAGCATTAAATGTAGGAAACTGGGTTTCTATTATTTTAACAGCGGTGGCTTGTTTCTTTTTAGTACAATATATGTTACCAGAAACCATGCAGATGAGTTTCTTTGGTGAAGGCTCTAAAGCGATTTCATCAATGAGAGTTTTCTACGCAACTCTAGTTGGATTAGTTGTTGGTGGAGCAATCTCATCAGTAACAGAATATTATACAGGATTAGGTACAAAACCCGTTTTGGCAATTGTTCAAAAATCATCAACTGGTGCAGGAACAAACGTAATTGCAGGTTTGGCGACAGGAATGATTTCTACTTTTCCAACTGTAATTTTATTTGCTGTAGCAATCTGGATCTCGTATGCTTTGGCAGGATTTTATGGAGTGGCACTGGCTGCTTCAGCAATGATGGCAACAACAGCAATGCAATTAGCAATTGATGCTTTCGGACCAATTTCTGATAATGCGGGTGGAATAGCAGAAATGAGCGAATTGCCAAAAGAAGTTCGTACAAGAACAGATATTTTAGATTCAGTAGGAAATACGACAGCAGCAACTGGAAAAGGTTTTGCAATTGCTTCTGCAGCTTTAACTTCATTGGCTTTATTTGCGGCTTATGTAACCTTTACAGGAATTGACGGAATCAATATTTTTAAAGCACCTGTTTTAGCAATGTTATTTGTCGGAGGAATGATTCCTGTGGTTTTCTCTGCTTTGGCAATGAATTCTGTTGGAAAAGCAGCAATGGATATGGTGTACGAAGTTCGCCGCCAGTTCAAGGAAATTGCTGGAATTATGGAAGGAACAGGAAAACCTGAATATGGAAAATGCGTTGAAATTTCTACAAAAGCCGCTCTTCGCGAAATGATGCTGCCAGGAATTCTAACAATTGGTTTTCCTATTTTAATTGTTCTTTTAGGTAAGTTAGTTTATTCAGACAATAATCAGTTAATTGCTGAAATGTTAGGAGGATATATGGCTGGAGTTACCGTTTCTGGTGTTCTTTGGGCAGTTTTCCAAAACAATGCAGGAGGTGCTTGGGACAACGCTAAGAAATCTTTCGAAGCTGGAGTTATGATCAACGGCGAAATGACTTATAAAGGTTCAGATGCGCATAAAGCAGCCGTGACTGGAGATACTGTTGGAGATCCGTTTAAAGATACTTCTGGACCTTCAATGAATATTTTAATCAAATTAACTTGTTTAATAGGGTTGGTAATTGCGCCAATTTTGGGCGAAGGAAATGCACATTCTGACATTGCAGGAAAAGCTTCTTGCTGTGCTAAAACAGAACTACACGCTGGCGGAGTTTCTAAATGTGGTGATTTGTCTAAAATGACAAAAGAAGAGTGCATTAAAATGTGTAAAGAAAAAGGTTGTTCGCCAGAAGAAACAGCTAAATGTTTAGCTCATTTTGATGAAAATGGAAATCCTTATAAAAAAACGGATTGCTTTGACACTAGCAAATATGAGAAATCATCTGTGAAAGTGGAAGTTAAAAATATAAACGGAAAAACGACTGGAACTGTTACTAAAACAGAAAATGGTAAAACAACAACTGAAGTTTTTGAAGGAACAGAAGAAGAAGTTTTAGCGAAAGTTGAAGCTGCTAAATAA
- a CDS encoding DNA-binding protein has translation MNIKPIKTEEDYSLALEKVNSLFDAKPDTIEGDELDILVTLIEKYEQIHYPIPEPDPIEAIRFMMEQNGLTDSDLGIILNSRSRVSELFNRKRALTIKQIRVLNEKLHIPASTLIKEYALNL, from the coding sequence ATGAATATAAAACCAATAAAAACAGAGGAAGATTACAGTTTGGCTTTAGAAAAAGTTAATTCTCTTTTTGATGCAAAGCCTGACACTATCGAAGGTGACGAGTTAGATATTCTAGTTACACTGATAGAGAAATACGAACAGATACATTACCCAATTCCAGAACCCGATCCAATTGAAGCAATTCGGTTCATGATGGAACAAAATGGATTAACTGATTCCGATTTAGGGATTATTTTAAACAGCAGATCAAGAGTCTCTGAATTATTTAATCGAAAAAGAGCATTGACAATAAAGCAAATCAGAGTGTTAAATGAAAAACTTCATATTCCAGCATCAACTTTAATAAAAGAATATGCTTTAAACCTATAA